In Argiope bruennichi chromosome X1, qqArgBrue1.1, whole genome shotgun sequence, a single window of DNA contains:
- the LOC129958835 gene encoding transmembrane protein 151B-like isoform X1, translating into MLEPYNQPMDTFLSRKLEERWNDILRNDVDIQSPQKPSFFKSLKDGGHLKCLLLTLLIFGCVAVIVWCRVAQISRLVVNFHHFPVSSRQKTSPCDEGYVYIPVAFMIMLYLVYLVECWHSSTRLELTYKVDGNDIQQYIERMKESKAIIWWKAISYHYVRRTRQVTRYRNGDAYTTSQQYLERVNSRVAASCYVYTHCGSRDVSNKLIDLEKNPRTKIRFSKDYCFASIDAAIDYYGQRDRFYRENAPFDEHMEIREGVDLLGVDFHPLMITVANKDKLPWYISLGIFWLFSLFLLSWPLRIIIDSQTAFVEYKIKKAFGTCSPSSLREEQLHRIRTVDSVEMERLIANRLNLAPSYSEAVLLDNSYAYSSLESGLHLDNQTPSNHRHQRRHSSSRAEDTEFILPEQRRIPKSISLPFKPFQEMRRLSMSRRLIPPRSSRETPPCYDEAVMYSYPLVRYVNLRRSATDRDLSVLRPLRSSWNNLFHWMKRTNETEL; encoded by the exons AATGACGTCGACATTCAGAGTCCTCAGAAACCCTCTTTCTTTAAGAGTCTCAAAGATGGTGGCCATTTAAAATGCCTACTTCTGACTTTATTGATCTTTGGTTGCGTAGCAGTCATCGTGTGGTGCCGAGTTGCCCAAATTAGTCGACTCGTCGTCAATTTCCATCATTTCCCCGTCAGTAGTAGGCAGAAGACAAGTCCTTGCGACGAGGGTTATGTCTACATTCCAGTTGCTTTCATGATTATGCTGTATTTGGTATACTTGGTAGAATGCTGGCACAGTTCGACAAGATTGGAATTGACATACAAAGTGGATGGCAATGATATTCAACAGTATATAGAGCGAATGAAGGAATCCAAAGCTATCATATGGTGGAAGGCTATCTCATACCACTACGTCAGACGCACCAGACAa gttaCACGATACAGAAATGGAGACGCCTACACTACTTCGCAACAATATCTTGAAAGGGTGAATTCTCGAGTAGCTGCTTCTTGCTACGTATACACCCACTGTGGATCAAGAGATGTATCAAACAAATTGattgatttggaaaaaaatccCCGAACAAAAATACGCTTTTCTAAGG ATTATTGCTTTGCATCGATTGACGCAGCAATTGACTATTACGGACAAAGAGACAGATTTTACAGGGAAAACGCACCTTTCGATGAACACATGGAAATTAGGGAAGGAGTAGATTTGCTAGGAGTAGATTTTCACCCTTTGATGATCACAGTAGCCAACAAGGATAAGTTGCCCTGGTATATATCCTTGGGAATATTTTGGCTATTTTCGCTTTTCCTTTTGTCCTGGCCATTACGTATAATTATCGACAGCCAAACAGCATTCGTCGAATACAAGATAAAGAAAGCTTTCGGTACCTGCTCACCATCCAGTCTGCGAGAGGAACAGTTACATCGGATCCGTACAGTTGACAGCGTTGAAATGGAGCGTTTGATTGCAAACCGCTTGAACCTGGCACCTAGTTACTCAGAAGCAGTTCTGCTCGACAACAGCTATGCTTACTCTTCACTTGAATCTGGGCTTCATTTGGACAATCAAACACCATCCAACCATCGCCATCAACGTCGTCATTCATCAAGTAGAGCAGAAGACACAGAGTTTATCCTTCCAGAACAAAGAAGAATACCCAAATCCATCAGCCTACCATTCAAACCCTTCCAAGAAATGCGCAGACTCAGCATGAGCCGTCGTCTGATTCCACCACGCTCATCAAGAGAAACTCCACCTTGTTATGATGAGGCTGTTATGTACAGCTATCCTCTCGTTCGCTATGTGAATCTGAGAAGATCAGCAACTGATCGAGATTTGTCCGTTTTACGTCCACTGAGATCTTCATGGAATAACTTGTTTCACTGGATGAAACGAACCAATGAAACTGAATTGTGA
- the LOC129958835 gene encoding transmembrane protein 151B-like isoform X2: MTATDPSFQNDVDIQSPQKPSFFKSLKDGGHLKCLLLTLLIFGCVAVIVWCRVAQISRLVVNFHHFPVSSRQKTSPCDEGYVYIPVAFMIMLYLVYLVECWHSSTRLELTYKVDGNDIQQYIERMKESKAIIWWKAISYHYVRRTRQVTRYRNGDAYTTSQQYLERVNSRVAASCYVYTHCGSRDVSNKLIDLEKNPRTKIRFSKDYCFASIDAAIDYYGQRDRFYRENAPFDEHMEIREGVDLLGVDFHPLMITVANKDKLPWYISLGIFWLFSLFLLSWPLRIIIDSQTAFVEYKIKKAFGTCSPSSLREEQLHRIRTVDSVEMERLIANRLNLAPSYSEAVLLDNSYAYSSLESGLHLDNQTPSNHRHQRRHSSSRAEDTEFILPEQRRIPKSISLPFKPFQEMRRLSMSRRLIPPRSSRETPPCYDEAVMYSYPLVRYVNLRRSATDRDLSVLRPLRSSWNNLFHWMKRTNETEL; encoded by the exons AATGACGTCGACATTCAGAGTCCTCAGAAACCCTCTTTCTTTAAGAGTCTCAAAGATGGTGGCCATTTAAAATGCCTACTTCTGACTTTATTGATCTTTGGTTGCGTAGCAGTCATCGTGTGGTGCCGAGTTGCCCAAATTAGTCGACTCGTCGTCAATTTCCATCATTTCCCCGTCAGTAGTAGGCAGAAGACAAGTCCTTGCGACGAGGGTTATGTCTACATTCCAGTTGCTTTCATGATTATGCTGTATTTGGTATACTTGGTAGAATGCTGGCACAGTTCGACAAGATTGGAATTGACATACAAAGTGGATGGCAATGATATTCAACAGTATATAGAGCGAATGAAGGAATCCAAAGCTATCATATGGTGGAAGGCTATCTCATACCACTACGTCAGACGCACCAGACAa gttaCACGATACAGAAATGGAGACGCCTACACTACTTCGCAACAATATCTTGAAAGGGTGAATTCTCGAGTAGCTGCTTCTTGCTACGTATACACCCACTGTGGATCAAGAGATGTATCAAACAAATTGattgatttggaaaaaaatccCCGAACAAAAATACGCTTTTCTAAGG ATTATTGCTTTGCATCGATTGACGCAGCAATTGACTATTACGGACAAAGAGACAGATTTTACAGGGAAAACGCACCTTTCGATGAACACATGGAAATTAGGGAAGGAGTAGATTTGCTAGGAGTAGATTTTCACCCTTTGATGATCACAGTAGCCAACAAGGATAAGTTGCCCTGGTATATATCCTTGGGAATATTTTGGCTATTTTCGCTTTTCCTTTTGTCCTGGCCATTACGTATAATTATCGACAGCCAAACAGCATTCGTCGAATACAAGATAAAGAAAGCTTTCGGTACCTGCTCACCATCCAGTCTGCGAGAGGAACAGTTACATCGGATCCGTACAGTTGACAGCGTTGAAATGGAGCGTTTGATTGCAAACCGCTTGAACCTGGCACCTAGTTACTCAGAAGCAGTTCTGCTCGACAACAGCTATGCTTACTCTTCACTTGAATCTGGGCTTCATTTGGACAATCAAACACCATCCAACCATCGCCATCAACGTCGTCATTCATCAAGTAGAGCAGAAGACACAGAGTTTATCCTTCCAGAACAAAGAAGAATACCCAAATCCATCAGCCTACCATTCAAACCCTTCCAAGAAATGCGCAGACTCAGCATGAGCCGTCGTCTGATTCCACCACGCTCATCAAGAGAAACTCCACCTTGTTATGATGAGGCTGTTATGTACAGCTATCCTCTCGTTCGCTATGTGAATCTGAGAAGATCAGCAACTGATCGAGATTTGTCCGTTTTACGTCCACTGAGATCTTCATGGAATAACTTGTTTCACTGGATGAAACGAACCAATGAAACTGAATTGTGA